The genomic segment TGACGAGCATGGACCTGTCGGAGGCACAGCATTCGATCTTGGTAGACCGCCCGGCAGGCAGGGCCTTGGCCCGAACCAGCCAGTACGGGTCCGCCATTCACTGTCCGTCGATGATGTAGTACAGGACCCGCTTGGGGTTCACTAGGATGAAGCCCTCGTCCGACCAGAAGCGCAGCCAAGTACCCATGTGGTTGATCTTGGTCACGTTCCGCAGGTTCAGGTGATCGCCATTGTCGAAGACGATCTTCCGCTTCTGCTCGATGACGGCCTCACCGGCCTCGTTCTGTTGCGGCGTAATGGTATTCTTTGACATGTACACTCACTCGTTAGGAATTGCGCAGCCCTGATCGGCCAGAACCTCGTTCGATGTCAGGGCTTCCCTGACTTCCTCGTCGGTCATCTGGTCGATAACCGCATCGCTATATCGGTTGGCACTCGTGGTGCAGTTAGCGTCTACCCCACCTGTCGCGCAGGCGCTGACGAGCGTCGCGAGCAGACATAGCGTCAATACGAGCCTCAATGCGCTTGGCCTCCTTCATTGCCTCAAGCTGGGCACGCGCTTGCTCAAGACGCGCCTTGGTCTTTCCGGCGCGGCTCACATAGGCGAACGCGCCGAGAATTGCTGTGACGATCCCAAGACCGGCAAGAATGTACATGCCAGCCTTGGACCAGACTGTTTTCAGGAAGCCGACAAGGACCGCGATCATGCGGTCTGAGCCCGCTTGTAGATGACGTACGTAGTCACGCCGAGAATGACGCTCGAAGCGCCAACCAATGCGATAGCCTGCCCGTACTCACCAAGGGATTGCAGATAGTCGAGCACGACGCGCATATGGTCGAATGCTCCTGAGACCTCCGTCACCACAGCAACTGTCGTAGCCCCTGCGGCAGCCGTACCGGCAGCGGCCTTCGCCCCGGCCTTCTTCGGCTTCACATTGTCCTCAAGTGCCTTCTCGATAGCCTCTCGTGTGATAGGACCGATGATACCGTCAGGATCAAGACCGTGCGCAGACTGGAAAGCCTGAACGGTCTCGAAGCCGAGCTTATTGATGGACCGCACTTCCTCGCGGAGGTCGAACTCGTCGCGGCTGCGGGGATCACGCTCGTACTTCTTGACAGCACGCTCGATCTTCGCCGCGTAACTATTCCTGCGGTATGCTGGGCCGTTGTAGAGGCGGGCGAACTTATGCCAGTCCCGATCCTCGATAGCCTGCATGAGGCCGTCGCTCATCTCGATGAAGCCGAGCATAAGTTCGACCTGTCCGGCGAGAGAGACGTTCGCGCGAACCCACATATCCTGTGGGCTAGCGTACCCAAGAAAATCGTAGTGTTCGCCCATGACCTGACCGACGCCCATGCTGATCGATTTCAGGGCTGCGCCAGGGTCGATGTCCATCCACCGATAGAGCATTTCGTATCTGCCCCGGTAGGTAGACGGCACCTTGGTCTTACCGGCCTTCGGATGCGCCAGACCGAGACTTACGGCCCTGCTGCGCTTGCTCTCCGGGAGGTTCCGGTAGAAGTAGTGTCCCTCAAGATTGATCGCGGGCCGCCGCTCTCCGTCTACAGTCCAGAATGCCCGGCCTGCGCTCTCGACCTCGGCAACGCCTAAAGCCCACGCGAGGGGAATGTCGTATTCCGCGCACAGCATACTGATGGCTACGCGGTCTGCGCTGTTGAACATATGTTGTCCTCAGTACTCGGTTGAAAACTCGTAGTCCTCGTCGCGATCTGTATAGTCAACGACGAAATCCCACGTATCTACAGGGTAGTGCCCAAAATGCTCCATATGCTTCTCCCTGCCGACGATCAGAGCGTGCGCCAGTGCGAGCCAGCGAGCGACAACAAAGTCGTACTCGTGTTCATCAAGGATCAGTGTAGAGACAGCAATGAAGATATTGTTGGGCGTAGCGTTTCGCACGTTCCTCGTTGCATATGCAGCCAGCGCATAGAAAGAATGTTCAGCCCGAGCGCTTCCGAAGATCGTATGATTGTCCTGTTCTT from the Kaustia mangrovi genome contains:
- a CDS encoding N-acetylmuramidase domain-containing protein, translating into MFNSADRVAISMLCAEYDIPLAWALGVAEVESAGRAFWTVDGERRPAINLEGHYFYRNLPESKRSRAVSLGLAHPKAGKTKVPSTYRGRYEMLYRWMDIDPGAALKSISMGVGQVMGEHYDFLGYASPQDMWVRANVSLAGQVELMLGFIEMSDGLMQAIEDRDWHKFARLYNGPAYRRNSYAAKIERAVKKYERDPRSRDEFDLREEVRSINKLGFETVQAFQSAHGLDPDGIIGPITREAIEKALEDNVKPKKAGAKAAAGTAAAGATTVAVVTEVSGAFDHMRVVLDYLQSLGEYGQAIALVGASSVILGVTTYVIYKRAQTA